In the genome of Electrophorus electricus isolate fEleEle1 chromosome 21, fEleEle1.pri, whole genome shotgun sequence, the window ATCAGGAATAGGAGTTATGGTGTCCATTCCGTTGATGGAGAAAGCCGTATTTCCGTAGTGCATCACAGAGCTGTAGTCATATGGTGTGTTCAGATTGTTGGTGTTCTCCTTGTTGAAATTGGACTGCATTGCTGGGTCAATGTTTTGCCAGTTTATTATGACATAGTTGTCACGGTCGCTCCTGGTATGCTCGTGGTAGAAACCGAGTGCATGGTTGAGCTCGTGCTCGACGATTCCATGGTACACACAGCCGTTCCTGTTGAGAGAGAGCACCTGAGCACCACCTGTTTTGCCCACAGCTGAGTAacacctgagagacagagagaagattGTTCTGGTCACAGAAGTCAAACAGTTGATAATGTGTATCAAACAGGAATAATggaagtaaaattattttaaatttttcaaaataattccCTGCTCTCACCCATCTAGGCTTTTGATGCTGATGTAGTCAGGTTCAACTGTTCTGGGAACAAAGCGAATGCAGGTTTTCTTGCGGAATGATGCCATGGCATTGGTAATGACATCCATGTCCAAAGAAgctgtaaaataattaaagagaacattaataaagaatatCAACATAAAGGTAAAACCTGAATCAGGGGGATTTACTTACAGAAATCAGTGCTCACAACATAAGGCACCTGCACTAAACCATTGGAGGACTTCTTCCAAAAGCATTTGTTGCTGGGGCAGACCAAAGAATTCCTGGTTTCTGGCAAAAGTATGTCTCCCTCCACCAGCATTTCACTGGACCCTTCATATAATCATGGAAAAAAAGGATTTGTTTGGCAACAACCAAAGAGTTGGAAAtgcaatttattaaaaatgttgcaCCATTGTCAACATTGCCTTGgtccaaacatacaaacaccttCAGAGGAAgggttttaaaatacaaagataAGAATCAGCAACTTATCTGACCATTGTTGATGGTGATAATGCGTGATATGATGTCCACATGCTGAGGTTCTGTGGTAGGGAGAGCCTGAGAGAGACCCAGCAGCAGGGCTAGAATGGAGAAAGAGGCTCTGGGCTCCATTTTGCTTCAGTGTGTGGAGATGATCTGGATGTGCCTTCACTGTAGCTCAGTGTCTGAATGCTGTCGTTCCTGGACTTTTATACACTtggacacacactaacagaaacccatatacaaacaaacacaggtgtGACTGTTATGGACTTATGTTAGGCATTAATGTCTTCTGTCTAATGTATGTCACCAAAGGGAGGACACTTGGAACATCCCCATTAGTCAAATATCTCAGGAATTGGAGTGCTAGGCTGAGTTTGTTTGGCTAATCTGCACTAATGGATGAATTGTAGATTTAGTCTTTTACCTTATACTGACCTCTGTTTGTTAGCATTTCAGTTTGATCAATACATTTTCAGATCTGTTGGAAATGTTATTTGAAGAATCATCATGTCATAGTATCTGTTGACAAATGTTGGGGTTCTAAGAAAGATCTATTACAACCAAAATTgagtttgtttgctgtttgtttttcatgtgtttggattttttttaatcatcagttcaagtatatatatatataaagttttaatGTGACTCAGAAAGCATAATCTTTTTCTGCAGACTTTCTGTGATATTTTCTTATAATGATTGTTGATATGTGATGAGTAAATATCTGAAAGTATTTCTTCCCCAGT includes:
- the LOC118240413 gene encoding high choriolytic enzyme 1-like, with translation MEPRASFSILALLLGLSQALPTTEPQHVDIISRIITINNGSSEMLVEGDILLPETRNSLVCPSNKCFWKKSSNGLVQVPYVVSTDFSSLDMDVITNAMASFRKKTCIRFVPRTVEPDYISIKSLDGCYSAVGKTGGAQVLSLNRNGCVYHGIVEHELNHALGFYHEHTRSDRDNYVIINWQNIDPAMQSNFNKENTNNLNTPYDYSSVMHYGNTAFSINGMDTITPIPDEWVAIGQRVELSTIDVKRIKILYEC